gatgaaaatattgtttttatttacttaatgtcaaacataaccataatgaattcatttattacaatttatatgaCTTATTGGTcatttatggtcgaatttcgaccactgggcgaccacaagttagtaataattgtattgATAAAACGCAGGATGTGGCGCTCGTATACCTTCTGTCGGGCGCTTTGCTGGTGTCTCAGAAAGTCGCTGAGGGAGATGGGGAAGTTCACATGTTCACTGCTTATCCGGGTAagtacgaaaaaaatatatgttgtgtACATTTGTGactaaatttatgtatttttaaatttttctttaaagtaATTAGTGCGTTAGTCCCTGTTTTCTATGTAAGTTAGAAATTTTTAGTACGTTTAGGCATATTTATGTAGCCTAGTTCTTTTTCAAggtattaaaaaatagaaactaaaacaaaaaacagtctagttgttaattatggtcttcaatattttatttcaagcaGCTTAGTAGTTTTGCGTTAGTAAAAAGCATCCATCCATCCCCTATCTATCATTATTGGGATTggttatatatttaagtatgaaAAAGTGTGCTAagaaataatatgaataaaaagcaaataactttgcatttttttatatatattgactaAATAATCAATTTTACCATTCTGGGCTCATTGTTATCGTGTcagaaaactaaaaataagtTCAGAAAAATTAGAAGGTGAACATTAAGCCAAAACCTTATATGAGTCTAATAACTTTCATATTTTTCTTGCCTCTTCTACTTTGGAAAAGGTAGAAGATTTTTCGGCACTTAATCGGAATATAATTAATTCCGAACATATTTGAGTAGGAATAAAAgtacatgtattttattttttataggcgAAGTAGAAGGCGGTCTAGCAGTACTAACTGGAGAGCCAAGTTTCTTCTCCATCAGAGCGAAGCATTTCTCTCGTATCGGTCTTCTATCCAAAACAACAGTATACAGCATCATGAGGGAACGACCATCTGTTGTACTGCACATTGCAAATACTGTTGTTCGTCGCTTATCACCTTTTGTGAGACAAGTCGACTTCGCTTTGGATTGggtaagattattttaattcaagGCAAACTATTTTTGTTTGGCAAAAGTTTGTCCAAAAATGTTTTATCGAGACCCATTTTTTCTGAGTGAAGATTTGATGCTCTACAGGCTTATGATACCTTAATGAGGCCTGCCGATTAAAAATAGTCTGTCAGTAGACTTTGATTGCGGTAATGATAACAAtgacttttgttattaaataatatctgCAACCATGAAACACACAGTCAAACAATAATGTACCTCTCTTACGTAATATGTGTTTCTGTAATTGActgatactatatttttttttcaggtgtTTCTGGAGTCAGGTAGAGCTGTATACCGTCAAGATGAGGAATCAGGATCAACGTTCATAGTTTTGAGTGGACGGTTGCGTTCTGTGATAACGCATCCTAATGGGAAGAAAGAGTTAGTCGGCGAATACGGGAAGGGAGATCTAGTTGGCATAGtaagttttgtaaataatcttGGATTTTCGTTGGGATTCACTTCGTCTTGGTATATTAAAAGCTTTGTGAAGAGAGCAAATCATTTTACAAACGTAAATTGTTCGATaacattatttctttttttttcctctATAGGTTGAAATGGTGACCCAAACTCGTCGCAGTACAACTGTTATGGCGGTACGAGACTCCGAACTGGCGAAGCTTCCAGAAGGTCTCTTCAATGCGATCAAACTTCGATTCCCAGTTGTCGTCACAAGGCTCATTAACTTGTTAGGGCATAGAATATTGGGTGCGTATGTGTGTTGAGTTCTTTCtagaatttttatgatttaagtttttttgctgcgggaaaaatattcttatattgaGAATGAAGGCTACTTCTATCTTAGATGTatgcaaactttttttttattgatgtcaCCCAAGATGTCGGCGAAGTATCAATATAAATTACGATTTCCTTGACATTTCTTCTCAACCTAATCatatttcaattcattttcATCGAAAAATTTAACTTAGGTCAACCAATGTCATTGATATTTTTTAGGTTCAACAATCTGCGATTTCAACAATGTTTGGCAGTTGTCTATATGATCAAATCATGTCTTctaattttcctttttttttcaggGTCTTGGCAAAAACCGACAGCTGGTCTAGGCGGAGCCGCGACTATAGAATCCCGTCCATCACAACACAACTTCTCAACAGTGGCCGTTGTCCCCGTCAGCGACGACGTACCTCTCACCGCCTTTACTTACGAACTGTATCACTCGCTCTGTGCTATAGGTCAGTATCCGATAAGAATTTCGAGTGTGAGTTTGGATAACTCTACTCCTTTAATTAAGAATTGCCGCATTATaaactactagcgacccgctccggcttcgcacggttgcaaaaactatcagtgttcctcgtATATTATGCATggattaaatatataaaccttcctctggaataattgcgtttgctggcaaacgaaaaaaaaccgacttcaattacatcgacaagtaatacaaccgtaggtagacgaaaaaatagtcaagtaaatacgcattaccaaatattactctaaaagttgtaatcagatctcgatggaatttaaatgtgaccacgtgatcggttttcgattaaattaaaaatcatcaaaattggtacacccagtaaaaagttaagcggattttcaagggcttccctcgatttctctgggatcctggtttccttatcatagtaccatacctgggatatctcctttccaacaaaaaaagaattatcaaaatcggttcagaaacgacgaagttatacccgaacatacataaaaaaatatacggtcgaattgagtaatctcctcctttttgaagtcggttaaaaactgcatcaaaatccgttgcgtagtttcaaagatctaagcatacaaccagcggaaagcgactttgttttataccatgTAATGATGAGTAAAATTGTGGATAAGTAacgatataacaatattaatttgatattatttacattgttaCAGGTCCAACTGTTAGATTGACATCAGATGTGATAAGAAAGCTCTTAGGTTTAACAATAATGGATCCAAACAACGAGTACCGTCTTAGTTCGTGGCTCGCTCAGCAGGAAGACAAACATAAGGTAAACTGCTCATtcaattttaatagttaaacaATTCgtcagttatatatatatatttgttgaatgtatatttatttatttttaaatactcttgcatattttttttgtcgttaaattgtttttaaacgtCTTTGTATTGTTGTGcccttaaaaacaatttatttttggaacaatttttttaaaaataaatgtgttcaTACGTTTGTTTTAAGGTTGCACTGTACCAATGTGATCCAAGCCTCACCCAGTGGACACAGCGGTGTATTCGTCAAGCTGACTGCATTCTGATCGTCGCCCTGGGCGATAAGCAACCAAGCATCGGGAAAGTaagaatttcattttatattttgtatgtaaaacCAATATCCCATATATTAATTccttattagtttttattttctaacgATTTCTTTtctatcaataataaaaataacaaaaatcatctgTTATTGAAATTCTTATCAAAATAGGTCTTACGATCTCGAAGATCTAtcgaaaaaacaaacaaacagacctACAAAATCTTTTATAATTCTATTGGGTATATTACCATGCGGAAACTTGTCACTTTTAATTAAGAAGCTGTCATTGTGACATAATCAATAGACATTAAAGTCTACATTTATAATCTGTGGCAGATCGAGAAGGAGATCGAGCGCCTCGCGATCCGCACGCAGAAGGAGCTGGTGCTGCTGCACCGCGAGGGCGGGCCGCACCCCTCGGGCACCGTGCACTGGCTCAACATGCGCTCCTGGGTGTCGCAGCACCACCACGTGCGCTGTCCGCACCGCATGTTCACGAGGAAGAGCCAGTACCGCATCGTGAGTGACGCGCTACTTGTTACGAGCTCAGTGTGCTACGCGCTATTCGAGATATTTAATATCGGTATCTAAAATTAAGCGAGAGACTGTTTGTGACACTTATATATTCACGTTGtcaaaaccaataaaaaaataaatgtcaataTAAAAATCGCGAGAGAAAAAGCTAATGTCAACTTCGCTTTATATTACGGGTATCGTACGGATATGTTTgttccaaaaatatatatatatatatatatatatatatatatatatatatatatatacacacacacttatacatatacataattttttatatataaatactaatagaAAATATCTGTGATATGTGTGAGTGCTATATGCGtaatacatgtaaatataatatacataaataaataaattatgagttTCCCACACGTTCCCGTCTGGCTAGATATATGCTAGTATACGCGTGCTTGTCGCTTTTGACAGTGGCCGTCGGGCTCGACTTGCGCTCGTACGGTTCGACGATGTTGCACGACACGCCCGTCTATCTCAACATGCACCTGACGGTCTAGACTTGTACTGTGATATTTGACACGTATTCGTATAGATTGACTCGCCCTCATCTTCACTGTCGAGCACaagattaataatttaatattttttaaaagttcttGAAGTTTGTTGAATTCGAAAAATGTATTAGTACGTGTGAATAGTCTAACTATAGATATATTGATTATTGATTAGATATTTGCTTTCGACGACAGAGCGAGCTGTACAGCAAGGTGCTGATGTCGGAGGCGAGCGTGCACTCTGACTTCTCGAGGTTAGCGCGCTGGCTCACCGGCACCGCCGTGGGGCTGGTGCTGGGCGGCGGCGGGGCGCGCGGCGCCGCGCACGTCGGCATGATACGGGCCATACAGGTGACGctacacacgcgcacacacatacgctcacatacatacacacacatacacacacacgcgcgcgcgcgctcGCATACACACTCGCGAtctcacatatacacatacgcGCTCGCAAACACACGCTCAAACACTCACGCTCGCACACACGCTCATGCTTATCCCTTTCACGACGCCGGAACACGATcgtgcattttatttttaaaaaatcccgCGCTTTTTCTAACCAACTTTTCGGGCCCAAGACACTAGCCAACGATCGTGCACGAGTCTGTTTATGAATCAAACGCGCGGATGCGAGTGAGAAGGCAGTCAGTGCTCTTTGACCTTGCGGTGAAGATGTCGGCGTATTTTGTTGAGCGGAGTGGTCGGAGTAAGTAttgagttttttgttttttatttaactattttgatatgattttgCTTTTAATAGCTTGCTTAGTTACTAATGGCATgtagtaaacaatattattggTATTAATTACTTTGCATTGGATAACATAACCTCTCAAATATTGGTTTGCACGATAGTTACGATCCGACTCAAACGCAACTTTTGGTGTCATACTTTGTATGGCGGGAaatctgtctttttttttactttaattaaagttttctttatttctgCTTTCAGGATCGGAAATAACGGATGAGTTGTTGCTTCAGCTAATTGGAGACGGCAATGACTCCGAAATAGAAGAAGTGGAAGATGACGAAGGTGATCGAGAAGAATCGGTTTTGCCGTTGGTGCCTGCTGAGGAGCCTGAATCATCTCCCCGTCCAGGTCCATCATCTGCTACTGCACCAAAAGCTCGTCAAAAGTCGACAAAAAGCCGAGACACTCGCCGTAGAATTTGGAAGCAGATGCCTTTCAATCAGAAGGAACACTGCTATCCGGATCGTTCGTCAGTAGCGGTAAGGTCACCTCTGGCCTACTTTGAAGActattttgatgaaaattttttTGAGCATGTGGCTGTTTGTACGGGAAAACGGGAAAAGTTTTGAACACCACAGTGGCAGAGTTGAAAAAATTTGTTTGAATTCATTTCATCATGGGATGTATTCCATACCCCCGCATTCACTTGTACTGGCGGAATGAAATGCGATTAGCTTTAGTTGCTGACAAAATTTCTAGAGATCGTTTCAAGATTCTTCGTATGGCATTCCACGTTGTCGATAGTGATGACGCTCCGGCAGGAAACCAGAATTCATTCTGGAAAGTGCAACCTGTACTTACTCAAGTCAAAAATGTTTGCGACAAATTAGAACGTCAACCAGGCTTTTATTCCATCGACGAGCAAATGATTCCATTCTCTGGGACATGTCCACGTGGTTTGagacaagtaataaaaacaaagccgCGTCCACAAGGGCTAAAAGCTTTCGTTGCTACTACAAGCGATGGTTTGATGATCGACTTCGAAGTTTATCAGGGCGCAAAAACAAACTTTGGAGACAAATCTCTAGGCGTTGGAGCTTCTGTCATTCTTCATCTCTCTAAGTCAATTCCACGTGGTAGTTGTCTATATTTTGACCGGTTTTTTTCATCTATACCTTTACTTGAGAGATTGAATGAGTTGGGACTTCATGGGACCGGTACAATAATGATGAATAAAATTCCGGAGAGGAAGAACATGGACTTTAAGCTAGATAGAAAAATGAAACGTGGCGAATCTTAACAATTCGTTAGCAATGacgttgttgttgttaaatGGATGGACAACAAATCCATCCTTGTAGCATCCAATTGTACATCTGGAGATGATTCTTGTTTCATTAGGCGATGGGATAAAAATCTCTCAGCATTTACAGACGTAAGATGTCCAAGTGTGATCgcaaattacaacaaaaatatggGAGGCGTAGATATACTCGATCAGTCCATGGAATACTATCGGACTTtcattaaaacgaaaaaatggACTCTAAAAGTCATCCTCCATTTTTTTGACTTGGCCCTTTCGAATGCTCGGCGTTTGTATGTGTTAAATTCGATCACAACTAGagtacccaaaaaaaaaaaattaacttgttGGAGTTTCGAATGCAAGTGTCAGATGGACTTGTCAACGCACCAGAACGTAAAAGATCTGATACTTATGAACAAGATGAGAACCAGGCTCCTAATACGTCTAAGTTCCGTCGATCAAATCCACCTTCTATAGCCAAAAGGTATGATGGATATGATCATCTTCCATCATTCGATGAAATAGATAACCCAAGAGCATGCAGGATGGAAGGTTGCAAAAGTAGGTCAAAAATACTATGTACCAAATGTGAGGTTTACCTTTGTTGTCTAGAAAACAAAACTGTTTTTCACTGTATCATACAAAGTAGAAAGTTGAAGACTGAGAAAagtattcatataatttttgtttatttttgtattgttttaagaagatttttatttttgttaatttaattattactgaCTCTTAAGACTAAATTGATTTGCAATTTGATTAAGACTGATTACTTAATGTTCCtactactaaaataataaatatacataatatgtttctatgatatattttattttatttatgtttttacctTAAAAGTCTAACACCGTCACTATCGTGCAAATAATTAGTTTAAGCCTGAGCATCACGATCGTGCTGGGTCCCCCCACACTAGGAGGGGTGAGGGggattttttcaaatatttttttgggaTATCCTATCCAATATTGAAACATGCTATGTAgtcaaaaatcttaattttgaaaaatcagGAATCAGGCCTGAAAGGGTTATACTCACACGCAATCACATACACATGCACACACTTGTGTGAAAAaacttcattaatttttttaattgtatttaagtAGTTTAATTgaacttttttgttatgtaaatataaattgttgttATTCTTTGTAGGAAGCTGGCATTCCCATCGACATGGTCGGCGGAGTCAGCATCGGAGCTTTCATGGGAGCTTTGTGGTGTATGGAACGTAACATCACCACTGTTACACAAAAAGCTAGGGATTGGTCACAGGTATGATTGATGATTTTTTCTGCTGTAAAGTCAACATATTTTCCAGCATTCCTCTATAATCATATCAtcttactaacaataactaacatagattataagtaaatattgttactaacacactaatacactatggatgtacacgtctgaaataaatgcttattattattattatattattataacttctccataacccaaaaaaaaatatataatttcgaaactttatatataaaaactttccAGAAAATGACACAATGGGGTAAACAACTCCTCGACCTCACGTACCCGGCCACTTCCATGTTTTCCGGTAAACAGTTCAACGCGACCATCAAGACGACGTTTGGTGAGGTTCACATAGAAGACCTATGGCTGCCATACTTCACTGTGACCACTGATATCAGCTCCAGTTGTATGCGAATACATCGCCATGGTGAGTATAGTTTATGGAGTATGTTTGGTGAAAAATATGGAGTGTCTTAGAATTAACACATGGGAGGTACTTGTGTCTTATACTGAAAAgtataaattgaaatttgtattttaaattaatattgctaCAAGTAatctttttaaaacaatatggGTTTAATGTTTTTACATAACTTTATACGAATTGTTTTACTATACTGATAAGGGTctgtccattaatcacgtgaggaTTGAAATTTGGGGGGTGGGAGATGAGGTTTAGTGAAAATCGGATTGGAAAAGCGGCGTGTAGTGTGACCTTGACGAAGAAATGTTGAAGAAAGTCTTTCTAATTCGTGGTACGAGGACAATGTACATTAAATTAGTTCATTTAATAGTACAATATATGTTTTTCGTATGATTACACCATtccttttgtattatttttatgtcaatcAAAAACAACCTGCAACCTTTCTGTCTAGACATttcagaataaaattaaattataatttatacctGTACTAAAAATACATGTGATTTTGGTTGGAGAGGGGTCGTTTCAATCTTAATCCTCACAACATATCACCAGGGGGGAGGGGAATTCTAAAAAAAACCCCGTGATTAATGGTCGGCCCCTAACTTAtcataaatttcttttaaataattttgcccTACGATGCTGTGAGTGTAAGCTTACATAGATACAATAACAACACAGTTACGtgatatattttaacttaaaaatatgtataaatgagtttttatacattttacagTTTTACAAGTCATCATACCTCCCAGGGGttgataaatgaataaatgtatatatcCTTTAGGTGTtgcttaatattaaatttattagcaaTTCCTAAATATCAGCATAAAGTACCATAAAATTATTGGATatccaatataaataatacgaaaaaaaaaaacaggatttccaaaagaagtatttattataggttggcctaatatatttttcattgtaaatgtGAATAACATTATAACGAATTACAAATTTCCAAAACAGTATTCATCTATCCATATTTAACGATTGttggaattaaatataaattaaaacctaACTTTCgctaattaaaatagtttatttgctATATACAcgtttacaaatatacattaacACAACACATGGAcaggaaatatatttttatttgtgttttatttttcgatTAATATTTGCTTTTTACTGCACGCCTACTAACTCAAATATTTTTCGTGTTAGTCAAATGTGTtgctagtaataaaaaaacaaaaagtgttTTGAAATAcgagaaatgttattttggtgacGTATAAATGTTTAATGCATGCTATGTTGAGCTTATTTGTCCAACACGACGCGTTCTGCTGACCAGTGCCAGGAAAATACATGTGCTTATCAATATACGTAAACGATTAATGTTTTGtgatgttttgttttgtttcgacGCGGATTGTCTATGCCATCATACGATTTTCGATATCTATGGTGGGTATGACGTCACGACTTCGACAGGGGAATCACAGACTCAAGTTTAGTAAGAATAAGTACCCTGGTACGAAGTTTGAACTAGGTCCCGCTAAGTCCGCTAcagtgatattttattttgtccttTCATAACCACACTCACTTGCATTCATATGTCTTTGATGTGTTTGTCGAATACGAAGTTAcgtccctaatttttttttgacctacatgtaaacttatttgaaaataatgttatttttttttaatacgaatcCGACATTTGCTTTGTGTTGTCATTACTTAATGGTTAATTATACGTTAAAAAGACGAGCGCTTGTGATTGGTTTACAGAGTAATGCTAACAGTTTTGGGagattacttaaatattatataattttttttttttcggtgcATAACCATGTCGGGTTGGAAACGATTGATGTATCTCATTCTACATAAGTCTTCATAATATTTCCATCTTCATGTTTATGCATGAGTGTGgttctttttcattttatttctcttttGTAAACTCATCACTGTAGTAAAACCCTTTAGATAATCGTTGTAGCGTTTTAGAATTGTATTCCTTAAAATTCTTTATCGCATGCTGATATTCATTATGATATAGTAATGTAAAAACTTACCGTCTATTATGTCCTGGTAGATATAAAACCATTAATAAATAGAAATGGTATTAAGTAACTATTGGAATAGAAGGAAATAGATTCATACATTCACGATGCATGCGGTCTCTACAACTGAGCTGGTAAGAATTGTTTACAGTTCATTTTTTTTCAGCAcgtttcatcattatcatcatcactaattaattaattatctaataattctGTATTGGTTGATCGTAAGGTTACGGTATTTgttgtattgtattgtgtagtctttattttgtaaacattataatttaattctgtaaaatatttttatgggaAATTGTTTAATATTCCTGGAAAAgggtaatttaaaaattcgaGTGACACTATTTTATTCAGCTatgtgatattattatttgaaatgtaaTCAAACTATTGTAGATAATTTATCTGTATACTAGCTGAATAACTTCTTTCATTCCACCATTTCCTTTCCATGGATtgtgttaattaatacattgaCGTATacgaaatcttttattttattcgaatttaataatttttgcacTTTTCAATTCAATTCGCACTGGGAACGTCTAactatcaaaacaaaattataatataggttTCTTTTTGCAGTATTTTCTATAGAGAAGTAACCGATTTATTTATGTTCAAAAAAAGgtcgaaaaaaaatttagttaggCTTCATCGATAATTAATAAAGATGCGCGCGCCGCAGGTTCCCTCTGGCGTTACATTCGCGCATCGATGTCTCTGAGCGGGTACATGCCCCCTCTCTGCGACCCAGTAGACGGCCACCTCCTATTGGACGGCGGTTACGTCAACAACCTCCCAGGTAAACCAATCACAGCGCACCGTCACGTCACACGTCACTAACGCGCGTGACGTACCGCCAATAAATGTGCGTTAAAACTCCACCGTTTGAAATAAGTTATCAACGCGTTCGATTTTAGGCTGAGTGTAAATATTCTTTTCGTTATCGGTTAACTTCTTTGTCACCACTTTCTCTTTCCGCACAaaagtattactttttataagGTTTGGTCTTTTAAAGGTCTCATCATTAGGTTTGATCCTGAAATCcatggaaatatttttaattctgtgCAAGCAATGAGGAGTAAAATcgcatttatttaatatttacactcAGTTTCCGAAGGTAAGTGATGACAGCACTGGCATTTGTCTGGACAATATATGCCATTTAAAGGCAAGTTGTTTGGACAAATTATTAGTTCAGTGATTGAAATAGGCGTGCTATGGAGGTACTGTCGGGCTTCGATGAGCATCGCGGGCATATTCCCGCCGATATGTGACCCAACGGATGGACATTTACTGTTGGACGGCTGCTATGTTAACAACGTACCAGGTTAGTGTATTATTTCTAAAGTTTCAACCATATTATTAGAGGAACGTAAACCTATCTTCTCAAAGAATTCAATAAATTCGCATTACTAACTTTGTCCGATGATTGTCTTCAGACCATCGTAAAGAAGACTCAAAGTTTTCATACCAAATTGTATTTACTGTTCATTGTATTGACTGTGTTTACATCATTGCCCCAATATTTTAACGAAATTGAAATTTAGCTACCATATATTCTTTTATCATTGTGTAGATATTTCtgaaagtaaaaagtttttcacatatatttttttttattacagccGACGTGATGAGGTCTCTTGGTGCTAAACACATCCTAGCTATAGATGTGGGCTCCCAGGACGATACCGATCTCACGAACTACGGAGACGACTTGTCTGGCTGGTGGCTGCTTTGGAAACGGTTAGTATTTAATTACAGCTCAGACTGAAAAGGTTACAGAATCTGGACAGTATGTGACTCAAATAGATTACTCGATAGACACTATCTTGTCCAAAGTAAACATCGCATTAGATATGTGTATAGAAACTCtttcaatttttcaaatcaTTCTAAATTTATACGTTGTTATATTGACTGGACTTGAATACGTCTTGGCTAATTTGTGAAGTCAACCAACCTTAATTGGGTAGTGGAGTGAAAATTCGCTTACACTGCTTTTTGAATGTCTGTCTCGAATTTTTGTATCAGGCACTAACTGTAATAGTTGCGATTTATTGTGATTTGTAACCATATACTACCATAAACAGAAACTTTGTCAAACCTCACTCCTTTTTTGCACATTACCCATGCACAAAGTGTCTTCTGATAACGCAAGGTATAATTCTGGTTGATTTAtagtatactcgtaatatagTACATATTACGAGTATACTATATTATGATCTGATTTgtgcttataattataatttttatcatacttTACAGGTGGAATCCATTCACGACGCCGGTGAAAGTACCGAATCTTCCCGACATACAGAGCAGACTTGCTTACGTATCCTGTAATCGACAACTGGAGGTAGGATTTGTCTTTTTCGGTatgcttttaaaaagttaatggatataatatttcttgtaattatttacaatttaatatttacaaagaacgTCATATGTCATAATTGCTCGTTTCGAAGTTTGTCGTTAGTTGACATAATGaatgtcgaaaaaaaaaatttcattaacaaaaaaataaaataaaaataaatatgttaaggtaacaatacaaaaatcaataaaaacaaaaggtAATATAGCTAATGTTATCTGGCAACCTTAACTTATACTTTAAAGCTAGCGCCGTTTTGGAATGTAcattctgtagagaagaatcggcaagaaactcctcagttactcttttaaaaataatataaaaactgtgttttagtacaaaattagtaatgtcttgcatgaaatacagcatcaCTAAGTCTAGACAtcattaacataaatataatcctgTAACGAATAACAAGCttagctattaatttatttgtaataaatttatttttccaatGACAGGAAGTAAAGAAATCCGACTACTGCGAATACATCCGACCCCCAATCGACGCATACAAAACACTCCAGTTTGGATCATTCGATGAAATCCGTGAAATAGGCTACAGGCATGGCTCAGCGTATTTCGAAGGGCAACGGAGGGGAGGGGGCGGTGGGGTGAGTGGAGCGGCCGCAGAGGGGAGGAAACATGACGCCCAACCTGCCCTTACCGAGTAAGTACTATTTTA
This is a stretch of genomic DNA from Melitaea cinxia chromosome 2, ilMelCinx1.1, whole genome shotgun sequence. It encodes these proteins:
- the LOC123666180 gene encoding neuropathy target esterase sws, which produces MDVVGLLNNIHDKTDMFAVKTWTSEWTNSFQDNQLLWSFCGCVLVSLLVVFFYYYKRSRSKELAASATAAGEPAKRFRKRDKMLFYGRRMLRKVKSISNSGQGRKRRAVMRFARKLLQLKKDSAPEQLKVLEPPAEYLEEDLTSDDRVPPDALYMLHSIRVFGHFEKPVFLMLCKHTEILNLPAGTFLFKVGDTDENVYVVQTGRVNVYITNPDSSTLSLKIVRAGESVTSLLSFTDVLTGNSQPYKTVNAKALEDSQVIKLPMKAFQEVFKEYPDIFVRVIQIIMVRLQRVTFTALHQYLGLSAELVNPGKDKRRPMTMPSPGKTGKYVDSGTSMHSPHHSERTVPEHVQQPDVQPTSSFQRSKEGSSFKKHYTDNLDEQALIQIATEAFVKELGLDDDQILKGNVQVRDLPAGTYIMKEESHKDVALVYLLSGALLVSQKVAEGDGEVHMFTAYPGEVEGGLAVLTGEPSFFSIRAKHFSRIGLLSKTTVYSIMRERPSVVLHIANTVVRRLSPFVRQVDFALDWVFLESGRAVYRQDEESGSTFIVLSGRLRSVITHPNGKKELVGEYGKGDLVGIVEMVTQTRRSTTVMAVRDSELAKLPEGLFNAIKLRFPVVVTRLINLLGHRILGSWQKPTAGLGGAATIESRPSQHNFSTVAVVPVSDDVPLTAFTYELYHSLCAIGPTVRLTSDVIRKLLGLTIMDPNNEYRLSSWLAQQEDKHKVALYQCDPSLTQWTQRCIRQADCILIVALGDKQPSIGKIEKEIERLAIRTQKELVLLHREGGPHPSGTVHWLNMRSWVSQHHHVRCPHRMFTRKSQYRISELYSKVLMSEASVHSDFSRLARWLTGTAVGLVLGGGGARGAAHVGMIRAIQEAGIPIDMVGGVSIGAFMGALWCMERNITTVTQKARDWSQKMTQWGKQLLDLTYPATSMFSGKQFNATIKTTFGEVHIEDLWLPYFTVTTDISSSCMRIHRHGSLWRYIRASMSLSGYMPPLCDPVDGHLLLDGGYVNNLPGVLWRYCRASMSIAGIFPPICDPTDGHLLLDGCYVNNVPADVMRSLGAKHILAIDVGSQDDTDLTNYGDDLSGWWLLWKRWNPFTTPVKVPNLPDIQSRLAYVSCNRQLEEVKKSDYCEYIRPPIDAYKTLQFGSFDEIREIGYRHGSAYFEGQRRGGGGGVSGAAAEGRKHDAQPALTDYTFTDLAQMVCSVRTARDVDNESSSSSDYEDQRHFEGYASEPSAGILEEGLRTRRVGGSLSLSEDEIDSEAEMYDPLNKRGGGR